The Helianthus annuus cultivar XRQ/B chromosome 15, HanXRQr2.0-SUNRISE, whole genome shotgun sequence genomic sequence atgtatgctcaagtctgtactcgtccagatatcgcttatattgctggaatgctaggtcgttatcagactaatcctggcctagatcactggaaagcagctaagaaggtactgcgatatctgcaagggatgaaagactataaactgacttatagaagaagtgatcatttagaagtggtgggctattctgattctgactttgccaaatgcaaagatgacaagaaatccacttcgggctatatctttatgttagcaggcggccctatctcttggaagagtcataaaaaacagttgaccacaacttccacaatgatggcagagtacattgctgtttataacgcaacctgtcatggaatgttgcttagaaaccTGGTCACTAGACttaaaatcgttaattccatttctagaccattgaagctttactgtgataattcagctgtcgttagtttctcgaacagtaacagttcgactggagctggtttatatctcgatacaaaatatctatttgtacatgaacgtgttgaggaaaataatctttgtatcgagtatatttgtactaaggatatgcttgcggatccgatgactaaaggtctccctcctaaggtttacgaagaacatgttcggaatatgggatttagtaaagaccttatttgagcatattgtactagcttatgttttatgattaatgaaatttcctcaagtttgattttgtatgtctgttagaatatgttcaaccggtataatagcatatagacaaataaagttacaagtcaaacaaagggcttacgtgtattttgatcatgacgattaggttttaaattaaggctatagtatgattaatgggggtcctgagtcgcataatgattcaacggctgtatttctctgctatagtacttgtttaaggctaaaatgagtgttaactcctgatcaggcttatctaatactcatagtaaatgattactcggctaagtgggagaatgtaagattaaatatgttacgtattaatatttaatctatagccattataatcatttacataatatagatcaaaatatataataacctattaaataattagttggtaattgttgatggaccatattacccttattaactaattaggtttcctcctgggtgcttatataaggagaattatgtggaggttaaggggttactcagttacacaattacacacaacccattagccataacatcaattttcgacctcctctcctaatCGAATCCCCTATTCGATTTCttagtccccatcatcagtcagcaccctaaggaggaaccagatcaagatgacaggcatgtcgaactccattactggattctccactgcactatctgctgtaacaggtatgttttattgttttccttcatgtataaacagaactgaaccaacaactAGTTTACATTAAAGCCAAGTTAAAAGCCTTAGGATATCTATTTGATTAAAAATAAGTTGCAACCGGCCAAAAGCAATTTAATTCCATTAATCTTGCAACTACAATCATACATTCATACATGATACATACCAAGGAAACAATACTACACCAGTAGGTTTTATTGACCAGACTCACTCTTTGTTACATAGCAAAACCTAGAACACCCTCAATTACTAATTGGACCGGGAGCGGTGGAGGCACGTCCAGGGTTCGGGACCTCGAAACCAGGGTTCGGAACAAACGTGTCATCACCACCCGGCACAAAGCTTCGACCACCAACTCCACCAAACCTAGGAACACCATGTCCGCCTAGGATCCCACCGTTATTGCCCCCAGTGATAGGGTTGTAGGTAAATGGGTTAAACCCGTCCTTGCACTTAGGCTTAATACCGCGTCCAACACCTGGAATTAGGTAACCGCGGTCATGGTTGATCAGTGACTCGGGGTGTTTGGCAACTTCATGTTTGTTGAGGTTTGTGTTTGGGATATCACGTCCCGCCACAAGCACGGTGATGATGACATGGAAGAGGAGAATGAGGGTCATGACTTGGTGAAGAGTTGTAGCCATTTTGGGAGATGATTTGTGGTTTAAAGATGGAAGACAAATGGGCTTTCTTATAGGCTAAGTTTAGTTCAATTTGGCAAGTAACCCACCCCATGCACACACCATTAAAGACACATAAGACAATGGTGTGCAAGTTTGGTAATACTCGAAACGGCTTGAGTGGCTAATTAAGTTTTCATTTATATAAGAGTACAAAATGTCTTTGTTCATAGTTATAAGTGCAAAGATATAAGAGTGTTTTTTTTCCTAATTCTAAATGGTCCATGTAGGAGTTACATATATATCAAAACCCAAGCTACCCTCCTTTCATTGATTGGTTAATGTTGAAAATGTGAGCATGGAAATTGGGTAGCATTTGAACTTCACCGAACCATTCAGGCTACATTTACTCTATACATGAATAACCATCATATCTTTTatatataaaagttatataataataatttactaAATAGTTTATTCAGGGCCGTCTCCGAGAATCCTAAAAAAGATTTTGGCCCTGTGCGAGCGGAAGAAAACGGGCCCCTACAATATAAAGTTAATAACTTAATTTTAGAAagaaaaaataaatttatttaaattagtacatatatatatactagagAACATaagaataaaagaaaaaaatgggCCGCTAAAATACACCTTTTTTTATGAAAACTTTGTCTGTTTTAATACATTCTCCatgaaaactaaaataaaaaatctaaaaaaatatatctatAATATTTTTAAAGCGTCTTTGCTTCATtagttttaaattataaaataaaaggaaagaaaaaatttaaatagttatttagttataattattttaaaaaaaataaaagaataaaaaaagtaaataataatataagatttcagttttaaaatgaaaaacaaaactaaaaattaaaataGAAATTGAAATAGAAAAACAATGGAAAAACGAAAAGAAAAAAAGGGGAAAAACTAAATGGAAAGAAATGAAATAAATTAGGCTGAAAAGCCTTGAGGGGGAacaaaaaaaaagggaaaaattaaatgggaaagaaaatgaaagataaaaaaataaattaggCAAAAATGCCTTAGAGGGAATCGAACTTTAGCATACATCATCCATCCAGCAGTTTTAATTTGGGAATATAGACCATCAAAGCAAGTTTCCAATCTGTTCATTCACTTGAAACAAAGTGTAGATATACACAATTAATAcatataactttttataaaaaataatcgGGCCCCCGGAGGGTTTGGGCCCTGAGCGGTGGCCCACCCTGCACCCCCTCTGGGCCGGCCCTGAGTTTATTCTTAATCATTTCTCTCTagaatataaaaaaattatatattaataatttattaaataGTTTATTCTTAATCATTACTCTCTAGAAACATGCAAGTAtactattattaatatatttGAGAGTTATACAAGTCTAGAAATATGCATGTATACTCTAATAGTGTATTTTATAGTCAAATATGCATCCATACTCTAATCGTGTATTTTATAGTTTTTACAGGAGTAAATTGCAATTTACTTTCTTCAAGTTTTAACTTAATCGTATGCATTGTCCTTTAACTAATGAAATCACACAAAATGTCATTTATTTTGTTGCTTCTCATCAGACATTATCATTTTGTCCTtaatgacgggggtagcccaagactaaataaaatgACTTAAATACATGAATGCTCAAAGGGTTAAATGGTTCAAAGGTTGAAAAACTGAGGAGATGAAGTAAAGCAATACGGGAACAGTAAGTAGTCACATCTCCGGATTGCTTCACCAACTCACCAGCCGCAAAAGTAGCACAGACACACAGAACACACTCTTTTACCCGCAGATCAAAGCCTTCAACCCCCAAAAAGGGCAAAACCCCCACTGCAAGCATGGTCACTAGTCAAATACATTCCCCTTCGAGAAATGTCTTCTCCTATAAATTTGACACTTCATTAACTGAGGAGGACATTCCTGGCCAGCCTTGATTTCCCGAAATCTCTGGTCATACATCACAAGTACTTGCTTCTCGCAAGATACTTTCTCTCACAATCATCACACACATTCCTTTTGCTAATTCACCCAAATCTGAACACAATTCAGAGGAGGACCTTTAGCAAATCACAAAatcaaactagtgaacctctctccacgtcttgcaaacgtggggggaccccacaacctgcgttaggcaaagttgaacccttcaacccttttgcctaaccagctaAGCTACTATCTTTGGtttattatttgttgcatcaacaagttggcgcccaccgtggggctacgccgctatttctcctccaaaagacctagtagtgtagctctttTCTCTTGAAACTACCATGTCAGAAAGTGAATCCCCAGGAGAAGTAAATCAGGTTCCAAACACCTCTACCCCGGGTACTAGCCAAACTCATGTGGCTATACCAACTTCTTTCTCAACTCCGGGGAGCACTCCCAAGTTTCTCACTTTCAACACCCAAAATCCGTCCAGATCCGGAGTCCCTTCCCCCAACGTTGGCGTCTCTGACACACCAGCACGTGTTGAGCTTACCCCTGAAGGGGGTGCCCACAATTTCCTTGAGTTGAGGTCTCTCCTCAACCAATATGTTAATAGGGAAAGGGACAAAGGAGTGAGGATCCGCTTAGACTATGATGAACCTGAGCCGACATTATCTCCTGGACCTCCCATCCCTCCTTTTGTATCTAGGGATGAGGCAGGTCCCAGCAATCCTCCAAATCCTAACCCGTATCTGTCCGCAAGGCCGAATCCCACCGTATACCCTCTCTTCTCGTCCCAACCGGCTACAAGTGGTGCTCCACTAGGCCATGAGCTGACCCTTgaccagctcctacagtccccGATGACGAGCCTTCCACCCTTAACAACGACTTCATGGGAACAGGCCTTGTCGGTACTCCCCTTGGCACGAATTGCCGTTATGAGCACTCCCTTGGGAGTTGACTGCTCTGTTGCAcccggaagccttcaaggcttcaaccttatgCCTCAGATGATGGCCAATTTCCCTTGGCagcacttcatcaatcaagtgctagCAACCCAAGGAAACAAAAACAACGTGGGTGCAAGGGTTGAAGAAGATTTAGCcaaaccttacaagccaagtaacctttcatgcttttcacagcaaatagctgattatgattttcaaacaaAGATCAAAATGTCGTCCCACATCAAGACATATGATGGAACTGAAGATCCTGAggaccatcttcagatcttcacCGGTGCAGCAAGGATTGAGAAATGGTCAAACGCTGAATGCtgtctaatgttcatgcaaactctTGTCGGATCAGCCAGGATTTGGTTCAATGATTTACCTGCTCGAAGCGTTCGAAGCTTCGACGACCTCAGCAAGGGTTTTCTGGCCAatttctcccaacaaaggcgatatGTCAAATATGCAACGGTGATCTTTCAGAtaaaacaacgtgatgatgaaagtcTTCGAGAGTTTATCGAAcgatacaagaaggaaggtctCAAATATGTAGGGGCAGACGAGAAAATGAGGGTAGCTGGTTTTATAAATGCTATCACCTCAAAGTAtctcacaagagatttcaacaaatccctgCCCAAGACCTCGGAAGAAGCTCTCGAAAGAGCAGAAGCCCATATTCGGGGAGAGGAGGCAGTAGATATTAAAGAGCAAAGGAAAAGAGGTTCTAATTGGCGAAGCAACAGCCCAGCTAGGAAAAGAGGGAACTTCAACTCCTATGACAGACGTCAAAAGGGTTCAGACCATCGAAGGCCTGAAGGTCGAAACCCTTCCACCAGGGAGAAAGGCATAACtttcacacccctcacaaagacTCCTCAAGAAATCCTTGCAACGTAGGAAGTCAAGCAGAACTTTCGGCTtcctaggcctctccccaaaagcagaaaaatgagaactccacacaatattgtgaatttcatgaagaaaagggtcaccacaccaatgattgcttccagctCAAGAAAAGAATTGAGGAAGCCGTTAAGTCCGGAGAACTTGCTCATTTGGTGAAAGGGGTATGAATAGTGATCAAGATTCATTTATAGTATGACATTCGAAGTTTCAAACTCACTAAAGCTTATTGTAAATTTATTGATGCTTGTAAGATTTTGGACTGATAAATCTTAATGATTCGGTTGTATAATTAATGTTATGTGGTGAAAAGATTAGTTATACATGTGGAATAAAAAAGTTCCATTGTCAAACCTCAAATATGCTCTTGAAGAAGCAAGATTGTTAAAGAATATGTAAGGTTTGAAATGATCACCATGAAAGTTATGTGATTCTAATCCATTCATGAAGTaaatgtgatgatataatgacCAATGTAAAGGTCGCGATCATGTATATAATAACTAAGAAAATTGTAATGATGTCACCGTGATAGTTGTTTGGTTATAATCCATTCCTTGAActgaatgtgatgatataataattGGTGTAAAGTTCATAATCATGGTAATTGAGAAAATTGTTATGATGCTCATGTAATGAGATCAACCATGTTAATAATGGGATGCCTATACAATGATCATTATAAAGGTCGTAAGATATAAGATTGATAAATCTTATACGACTCATCTACTTCTCAATTGATGGTAAGCAAAGAGAACATTATTTACAAGGAAAAATCGATTAAATTCTTTTCATTTGTCACACTTGAGACATATGCTCCTAAAGTAGCAATATCATTATAAGAGTCATGAAAAAATGAAATGATTTTATACTCATGTGACCGAGTAAATAATGAAAAACTATGAAGCTTGTTTTGGTTCTACTCCATTCCCAAAAGTGAATATGATTATATATTAATGATGGACCTAATTGAGAAACTTGTAATGATGAGAATGACTATAAGAATTGTAATAATGGTCAGCTTAATAATGATAATGGACCAcaaaagtggcaaactaaggAGTGATTGCGTAACGTGATGGTTTGAACTCTGAAGTTGTAATATATTCTCTCGTATCATACGTTTTGTATTACATACGAGCAAGTAATACACATATGatcataaaccagaagtttatggatcataattatttaattagttggcatgaccggttagaccacaccgagtcaattatgatgtgaaacataatgaagaactagaagattcttcaagttGATAATTAGCGTGTATTGTtttgctctcaagggaaattATATTTTCACCAAATAAAGGAGGGTGTGTATCCCTAAATATTTTGGAAGTGATTAAAGGATATGCGTATCCCAACATGATattatttagtgttttaaatcgatgcatcatctaaatggttatcaaatccacaacctgaagtttgtgtgattgtggcttagctaatgtgatagcaagcacATTAATCCATATTggtatatttatttgataatagtgaatttgattcccaagttattaacgatcattggaataagtgttattgttgagatgatcactaaacgtctactattggttacaaagccaatgatcatgaaaggagcaaaagttcatttaggtacatgtaattttatatatagtaccatcaattcacatcaagccaataaattatagttctccccatacagttggttttttgtcaggaaccaaagatgtctcatcaaagattttggttgtgcgacatatattgaaactcatccaccatACCGCACAATGACGagacttctaaaaagtttgagaatatgttgggtataaataatcgtctatgattaaatacttaaagccattagtaagaaattcgtttatggctcattggttttcactttaatgaatgaatgttcctaacattagggggagataacaagcagttgaaaagtgaaaagtgaaatgaattatcatgtcatcttgatcctcagactataaactatgaactagaagtttaaagtataattcatttaccaatattaaagaacaaattaccagagaagttcactgacctaaatagagtgactaagtaagtcacataatcaactacttatgctccagttatatttgtgtcccaagaggacaaccacatatttttgtaatgagtttattgcacgcctaaagcgtggtagactagttgactccaataataaaattcctcgaaaattggagcaagtaattaagatggtcaagtcgaggttatagtaataagatctcctgaagagataatagacatgatggttcaagaagaacctcaggtaccagaaaataaagagatcttgataagttgtatcatgtctaagatacgtatggaatcgaaataaaaatcgacgtcattatacttttgtatataatgtagcgcttaaaatgattaatgatgaggatcaagatttaagatctgcctatgaatgaatattaagaaatgattggccaaaatagaaagatgcaaataaggcagagtttagttctctaatgaaatgaaaagtttctggaccaacagtccatacaactaaagttgtaaaatatgttggatacaaaattgtcttttacgcgaatcatgtgaaaatcaattaagtgatataagtcaaaattggtgTCAAAAATTTTCACAAAGgcctatgattgattatgagaaatcgtattctccagtggtggatgcattgactttccaacatcttattagtctggtaatatataaaagagaattgatatgcgtcttatgaaagttatgtatcacttgatactaagtcatataaaataagttctcAAGAATATTATGATTATAATATAAATTCATATctgaatacatatacatgttgtatatgttattgaattgaatataattggaactccccatgagtatcctaaagcatttgAGTGCTTAAGAGGTTAATTGAAATACCTTATGGATGTAATTATTGTGCACCAATACactccaataaacatacatagaaaatgtgtacctggttattatggcatctcaatgtacacagtgtacaaacatggtacaatatggattttggatataaaagcaagtgttcatgatatttttgcatatgatatagatatctatgtgttaaaagggcaaatttatgtagcaaaacttctaaagagtgaatgcacatgcatatttggataagatggaaagaattctctcatggattgataatgctagaagcattaatgATGTCAAAACCTTAATAACTTAttatatgaagttgacaaaatacgtATGCACTAAATAGTCAAAatgagtgttgtacaactcgagatattcgcataaagagggatataagtttgattaaactagccatgttctatgaacattctacttttaaaagttcactataatcgcaatttacagtAATAATGTCTAGGCACCATtgagagaaattgtcgagcttttagagggagaattttcgaatgaccttggcacggtctaattattactcgaactgcagttcgagtatatatgtaattatatctTACTAACCCCTCAAGTttatctagaagatgatgtttggatattttagtatgggcatagttgaaccttaaagtatgtgttaaaggttgttaagtcatttgttataagaaatgtctattatcatctcctaccaaagtagagattctcattctagaagtaccatcgttaaatgcataagtgcattaatatgttttgctagctatgcatggttataatatctttcacttgagcttattgtcatgatataacctttatcaagcgaagagacattggaatgagttccaagaaatatttcaggtataaacgatatttgattatattttactaacccatcaaaacaagtttggttagtcttgtagatgcaggaatgtaacgaAACACAGTCATGGACATATGATAATTTTTGGAAAGAGGcacctaaagtctcgttagaagattatacaacattgttcaacataaaggattgcacaGTAAGGGATCAAGGGACAAATCATTCGCTACAAAAGCTTTATTCGACTTTTAAGGAAGATGGATACACGTCACTTAAAGGATACTTTTTAAAATGAGGGGaagacttattcaagttgcactctttttcctttaactaagttttgtcccattgggttttcttagtaaggtttttaatgaggcgaCATACCTGATCCAAAAGTATTAGGGGGAGagaatacgcgctgcactctttttcccttagctatggttttctcccactgggttttcctagcaaggtttttaatgaggcagcatcaccaagcgtattacAAGATTGTACTATTTCATCATGTGGAtcgtcaagggggagtgttatgaatatatcaTTTATAGTGACTCTCCACATCTTTAACTCCTTATTGTATTTACTCTTATGTTAATGttgagcctataaatagaggctttGTATTTCATACATGTACATCAATAAGAAATTCATCTCCCATTCTCTCATTCTTTTCTATATATTACAAATAGTTCTAGTTATTAATTACATAACAATCCTTTaattaaaaacattttaaaatttgattttttttttacaaaaaaacaatttttgtcaggatttttttttaccaaaaaaaacgtttttacgaGCCGGTTTTTACGCCTCATTTTTTACGCACCGTTTACGCCTGGTTTTACACGCCATTTTTTTCCCGGTTTTACGTGCCGTTTTTTTAAGCCCCGTTTTTACGGGTCGTTTTACGCCCCCGTATTCACGCGTCGTTTTATCACTCGGTTTTTTTACAAGCTgttttttacgcgtcgtttttacgcgccgttttttacacccCGTTTTTTACGTGCTATTTTTTTACccgccgtttttacgccccgtatttacgcgtcgtttttttacacacacgtttttaaactttttttacggttttaaactttctttttacaaaaaacttttttacaaaaaaaacttttttacaaaaactttttaacAAAGAACAACAATTtatacaaaattttttttatggttttaacctttttttttacaaaaactttattttttacacacacgttttttaaacttttttacgtttttttacgaaaacattttttacggttttaaacttttttttacaaaaaaaatttttaccaaaaattttttacaaatttttttgttcataaaaactttttttacaaaagacaaaaatttatacgaaaacatttttacggttttaaccttttttttacaaaaacctttttttacacacacgtttttttgacatttttacattttttacggaaactttttttacggttttaaactttttttttacaaaaacttttatacaatttttttttacaaaataacatAAAGAGGAGAGAGAAATGTGAAGAGTGAGAAATTGAAGAGAGAAATTGAAAAGAATTTAAAAAGAGACTTTAATGAGAAGATGTatgatttgatggttttgattaaatgactatattacccttttgGATGTCATtatctgattggtggagagtggttcttgCGGTTCTCACAACtggggggtggttttcattttagcggccatatatatatatatatatatatatatatatatatatatatatatatatatatatatatatatatatatatatatatatatatatatatatatatatatatatatatatatagggctgttagaatgagaaccaccccgagttgtaagaaccgcgagaactacacctcacggagcgccgttcgccatgatttttttttacaagtagatgtgtatattataaacacagtcgtagaaaatcatggcgaacggcgctccgtggggtgtagttttttacaccacaagtttggtgttttttaattttttttcttttttcttttttttttcaccaaacttgtggtgtaaaaaactacaccccacggagcgccgttcgccatgattttttacggctgtatttataatatacacatctacttgtaaaaaaaaaatcatggcgaacggcgctccgtggagtgtagttctcgcggttcttacaactcgaggtggttctcattctagcggctccctatatatatatatatatatatatatatatttatatacatttatatgtatatatttagtGGGGTTTAAGGCTGTACATTGTAGGAA encodes the following:
- the LOC110921296 gene encoding putative cell wall protein, which gives rise to MATTLHQVMTLILLFHVIITVLVAGRDIPNTNLNKHEVAKHPESLINHDRGYLIPGVGRGIKPKCKDGFNPFTYNPITGGNNGGILGGHGVPRFGGVGGRSFVPGGDDTFVPNPGFEVPNPGRASTAPGPISN